The DNA sequence CATGGGTTCCGCACAATAACGGTACTAACAACTTCTACACCGCCAACCTCGGCAACGGTATTGTGGCTATTGGCTACAAATCTCAGCCGGTTCTGGTACAGCCGGGTCAAACCGATAAGCTGGAAAGCGTGCTGTGGGTTGGTCCGGCAATTCAGGACAAAATGGCCGCCGTTGCGCCACATCTTGACCTGACCGTTGACTATGGTTGGCTGTGGTTTATTTCCCAGCCGCTGTTCAAACTGCTGAAATGGATCCATAGCTTCCTGGGCAACTGGGGCTTCTCCATCATCGTTATCACCTTTATCGTTCGTGGTATCATGTACCCGCTGACCAAAGCGCAGTACACCTCCATGGCGAAGATGCGTATGCTGCAGCCGAAAATTCAGGCAATGCGCGAGCGTCTGGGCGATGACAAACAGCGTCAAAGCCAGGAAATGATGGCCCTGTATAAAGCTGAGAAGGTTAACCCGCTGGGTGGCTGCTTCCCGCTGATTATCCAGATGCCAATCTTCCTTGCGCTGTACTACATGCTGAGCGCCTCGGTTGAACTGCGTCATGCGCCGTTTATCCTGTGGATCCACGACCTGTCCGCACAAGACCCGTACTACATCCTGCCGATCATCATGGGCGCGACGATGTTCTTCATTCAGAAGATGTCTCCGACTACCGTGACCGACCCGATGCAGCAGAAGATCATGACCTTTATGCCGGTCATCTTCACGGTGTTCTTCCTGTGGTTCCCGTCTGGTCTGGTGGTGTACTACATCGTCAGCAACCTGGTCACCATTATTCAGCAGCAGCTGATTTACCGTGGTCTGGAGAAGCGTGGCCTGCATAGCCGCGAGAAGAAAAAATCCTGATTCTCTTCATTCTTCAAGCCGCAGATGCGTTGGCTTCGTTAGTTCGTCCCGGTCACTTACTTCAGTAAGCTCCCGGGGCCTCTCTAACTTGCCGCCTTCCTGTAACTTGAACTATTTCGAGAATCTACGGTAAAGTTAATGCCAGAGAAGGCGGTCAATAGACCGCCTTTTTTACATCTACATAGAGAGTCACCATGAGCCATAACGACACTATCGTCGCCCAGGCAACCCCACCGGGACGCGGTGGTGTGGGCATCCTGCGCATCTCTGGCCTGAAGGCGCGCGACGTTGCGCAGGCGGTACTCGGCAAGCTACCGAAGCCGCGCTATGCCGACTATCTGCCGTTTAAAGACAGCGACGGCAGCGCGCTGGATCAGGGTATTGCCCTGTGGTTCCCCGGCCCGAACTCCTTTACTGGTGAAGACGTGCTGGAGCTTCAGGGCCACGGCGGCCCGGTTATTCTGGATCTGCTGCTCAAACGTATTCTGACGCTGCCCGGCGTGCGCATCGCTAACCCGGGTGAGTTTTCCGAACGCGCGTTCCTCAACGACAAGCTCGATCTGGCGCAGGCAGAGGCCATCGCCGACCTTATCGACGCCAGTTCAGAGCAGGCGGCCCGTTCGGCGTTGAACTCCTTACAAGGCGCCTTCTCCGTACGCGTTAACCATCTTGTGGAAGCACTTACTCACCTGCGCATCTACGTGGAAGCGGCGATTGATTTCCCGGATGAAGAAATCGATTTTCTCTCCGACGGTAAAATTGAAGCCCAGCTGAACGACGTTATCGCCGATCTTGACGCCGTTCGCGCCGAGGCTCGCCAGGGTAGTCTGCTGCGCGAAGGGATGAAGGTGGTGATAGCCGGGCGGCCGAACGCCGGGAAATCGAGCCTGCTGAACGCGCTGGCCGGTCGTGAAGCGGCTATTGTTACGGATATCGCCGGTACCACCCGTGACGTGCTGCGCGAACATATTCATATCGATGGTATGCCGCTGCACATCATCGATACCGCAGGGCTGCGCGATGCGAACGATGAGGTTGAACGCATCGGTATTGAGCGCGCCTGGCAAGAGATTGAACAAGCCGACCGCGTGCTGTTTATGGTCGACGGTACCACTACTGACGCTACTGACCCGGCGGATATCTGGCCGGATTTTATCGCCCGCCTACCGAAAAACCTGCCGATTACCGTGGTGCGCAACAAAGCGGATATCACCGGCGAGACGCTGGGGCTGAGCGAAGTAAATGACCACTCACTTGTTCGCCTCTCGGCGCGCACCGGCGAGGGTGTTGACGTACTGCGTAACCATCTCAAGCAGAGCATGGGCTTTGAAACCAATATGGAAGGCGGTTTCCTGGCGCGTCGCCGCCATCTGCAGGCGCTGTCCGACGCCGCAGAGCACTTGCAGCAGGGTAAAGCGCAGCTTCTGGGCGCCTGGGCCGGCGAGCTGCTGGCGGAAGAGCTGCGCCTTGCCCAGCAAAACCTGAGCGAAATTACCGGTGAATTTACCTCTGACGACCTGCTGGGACGCATTTTCTCCAGTTTCTGTATTGGTAAGTAACCTTAGTTTGTGAGCATTGACTAACCCGCTTTAATGCTCTGTTAAAGGCGGGTTTTATTTTTTGGTAGGGGGCGTATTGTTGGCAACGGCGCGCTGAACGTTGAAATCGTCGATGTCGCCGTTGACCCGGATCATCAATAGAAAAGTCAGGGTCGTCAGCACCAGGATGGATGAAAACGCGCTAAAAGGAGCATACGTTTCGCTGGTGGCTGACGTTCCCGAACTGTATGCAAAATTTGGTTTTTCCAGCGTCAGGTCCAAAAGCCAAAGCATAGCGAAATTGCTTGCTCGTTATGGCTCATACCAGCTCAGGTCGCGTAGTCTATTGAATTTACAAATAAAAGAAGAAATATCATGAGTATGGATTACTGGCTTCAGGCATTCGATAATGGCAAACAAGGCTTTTTCCCACTTTCTATTGTCGAGGAGGCGTTTGGCGATGCTCTCACCGGTAAAGAGATTACTCGCAGTCAAAAAGCCGGAGAAATACTCGTTTCATTTAAACTTAAATATTCCCGGCAACCCGATTATGACTTTTCTATATGGGCGACCGATGATACTCCCCCTTTAATCAGCAATCTTAGCTTTGTACATAATCCAGGAACAGATGCTTTCTGGCAGAGCGTGGTGGATATTTTGACGATCACCAATACGGCTTTGTACTGGGCTGATGCGGAAGATGCGCTGGTCATTGGGCGACCGCAAACCCGGCAGCACCTGCCGCCGGATATGATTGAAAC is a window from the Klebsiella oxytoca genome containing:
- the yidC gene encoding membrane protein insertase YidC translates to MDSQRNLLIIALLFVSFMIWQAWEQDNNPQPQQQTTQTTTTATGSAADQGVPASGQGKLITVKTDVLDLTINTRGGDVEQALLLDYPKELKSTEPFQLLETTPQFTYQAQSGLTGRDGPDNPANGPRPLYNADKDAFVLAEGQNEIVIPLTYTDKAGNVFTKTFTLKRGEYAVNVGYSVQNASEKPLEISTFGQLKQTANLPSHRDTQTGGLTTMHTFRGAAYSSSETKYEKYKFDTIVDNENLNVSTKNGWVAMLQQYFTTAWVPHNNGTNNFYTANLGNGIVAIGYKSQPVLVQPGQTDKLESVLWVGPAIQDKMAAVAPHLDLTVDYGWLWFISQPLFKLLKWIHSFLGNWGFSIIVITFIVRGIMYPLTKAQYTSMAKMRMLQPKIQAMRERLGDDKQRQSQEMMALYKAEKVNPLGGCFPLIIQMPIFLALYYMLSASVELRHAPFILWIHDLSAQDPYYILPIIMGATMFFIQKMSPTTVTDPMQQKIMTFMPVIFTVFFLWFPSGLVVYYIVSNLVTIIQQQLIYRGLEKRGLHSREKKKS
- the mnmE gene encoding tRNA uridine-5-carboxymethylaminomethyl(34) synthesis GTPase MnmE, with the protein product MSHNDTIVAQATPPGRGGVGILRISGLKARDVAQAVLGKLPKPRYADYLPFKDSDGSALDQGIALWFPGPNSFTGEDVLELQGHGGPVILDLLLKRILTLPGVRIANPGEFSERAFLNDKLDLAQAEAIADLIDASSEQAARSALNSLQGAFSVRVNHLVEALTHLRIYVEAAIDFPDEEIDFLSDGKIEAQLNDVIADLDAVRAEARQGSLLREGMKVVIAGRPNAGKSSLLNALAGREAAIVTDIAGTTRDVLREHIHIDGMPLHIIDTAGLRDANDEVERIGIERAWQEIEQADRVLFMVDGTTTDATDPADIWPDFIARLPKNLPITVVRNKADITGETLGLSEVNDHSLVRLSARTGEGVDVLRNHLKQSMGFETNMEGGFLARRRHLQALSDAAEHLQQGKAQLLGAWAGELLAEELRLAQQNLSEITGEFTSDDLLGRIFSSFCIGK